From the genome of Cryptococcus neoformans var. neoformans B-3501A chromosome 1, whole genome shotgun sequence, one region includes:
- a CDS encoding hypothetical protein (Similar to gi|46099461|gb|EAK84694.1| hypothetical protein UM03639.1 [Ustilago maydis 521], FASTA scores: opt: 1524, E(): 4.3e-94, (49.359% identity (75.855% similar) in 468 aa overlap (7-458:189-648)); HMMPfam hit to ERG4_ERG24, Ergosterol biosynthesis ERG4/ERG24 family, score: 528.7, E(): 5.2e-156) codes for MDAQEESTTTVITATTHLDLPAHPHIKTYQELNPRSKPTEFFGPCGTGAITLFTPLFTYFFFFACNDAVGCTPTSVQGWKDAFALVGNYPSSAGRLWDWKAAGVYLGWYAFCMICEVVLPGQRVEGNLLRDGRRKVYRMNGLYTLLLALGLLTGVLVQPRGIQAFTWLHDHFVPLISASLAMATFQAVWVYVWSFFSGELLALGGNSGNVVYDFFIGRPLNPTIPGFPSFDLKTFNEVRPGMILWFLLNISCACEQYVRIGKLTDSMWIVLVFEGWYVLDCLLQEHTILNQMDITTDGFGFMLAFGDLTWVPFTYGLQARFLASTPVELGPVATALIVGVEVAGMYIFRVANNEKADFRAGKNPKNLEYMQTERGTKLLTSGWWGRSQHPNYFGDWLIALGWCLPTGFNTPLTYFYLVYFVILLLHRQKRDEEACKLKYGKDWDRYCEKVPYKIIPYVAFELGSIKP; via the exons ATGGACGCCCAGGAAGAATCCACGACGACAGTCATAACAGCTACAACCCACCTCGACCTCCCCGCACACCCACACATCAAGACCTACCAAGAGCTCAACCCCCGCTCAAAGCCCACAGAGTTCTTCGGGCCATGCGGCACAGGCGCAATCACCCTCTTCACGCCTCTCTTCACCtactttttcttctttgcctgcAACGATGCAGTCGGATGCACACCAACTAGTGTACAGGGGTGGAAAGATGCCTTTGCGCTGGTAGGCAACTACCCGAGCTCGGCAGGTAGGTTGTGGGACTGGAAAGCTGCGGGCGTGTATCTCGGCTGGTATGCGTTCTGCATGATCTGTGAAGTCGTCCTGCCCGGGCAGAGAGTCGAAGGTAATCTGTTGAGGGATGGACGACGAAAAGTCTACAGGATGAACG GTCTTTacactcttctcctcgccCTTGGTCTTCTTACCGGTGTCTTGGTCCAGCCCAGGGGTATCCAAGCTTTCACTTGGCTCCACGACCACTTTGTGCCCCTCATCTCGGCCAGTCTGGCTATGGCCACTTTCCAAGCCGTCTGGGTTTATGTGTGGAGCTTTTTCTCTGGTGAGCTCTTGGCTCTCGGTGGGAACTCTGGCAATGTTGTCTACGAC TTCTTTATCGGCCGACCTCTCAACCCTACCATCCCCGGATTCCCCTCTTTCGACCTCAAGACATTCAACGAAGTTCGACCCGGCATGATCCTCTGGTTCTTACTCAACATTTCTTGCGCTTGCGAGCAATACGTCAGGATCGGAAAACTGACTGATAGTATGTGGATCGTCCTCGTCTTTGAGGGCTGGTATGTCCTCGACTGTCTTTTGCAAGAG CACACAATCCTCAACCAGATGGACATTACAACCGACGGCTTCGGCTTTATGCTCGCCTTTGGCGACCTCACCTGGGTTCCTTTTACCTATGGCCTCCAAGCGCGATTCTTGGCTTCCACCCCCGTCGAGCTGGGTCCCGTGGCGACAGCCTTGATTGTCGGTGTCGAAGTCGCGGGGATGTACATCTTCAGAGTAGCTAATAATGAAAAGGCCGACTTCAGGGCTGGAAAGAACCCCAAGA ACTTGGAATACATGCAGACGGAGAGAGGGACCAAGCTTTTGACTTCTGGCTGGTGGGGCCGATCTCAGCACCCT AACTACTTTGGCGACTGGCTCATTGC TCTCGGATGGTGTCTCCCCACCGGCTTCAACACCCCTCTCACATACTTTTACCTCGTCTACTTTGttatccttcttttgcaCAGACAAAAGAGGGACGAAGAGGCATGTAAACTCAAATATGGCAAAGACTGGGACCGT TATTGTGAAAAAGTGCCTTACAAGATTATCCCTTACGTC GCCTTTGAATTGGGTAGTATTAAGCCGTAA
- a CDS encoding hypothetical protein (Match to ESTs gb|CF194877.1|CF194877, gb|CF192405.1|CF192405, gb|CF192406.1|CF192406; Similar to gi|46095971|gb|EAK81204.1| hypothetical protein UM00555.1 [Ustilago maydis 521], FASTA scores: opt: 1380, E(): 5.4e-86, (60.983% identity (83.815% similar) in 346 aa overlap (3-344:12-356)); HMMPfam hit to NAD_Gly3P_dh_C, NAD-dependent glycerol-3-phosphate dehydrogenase C-terminus, score: 215.8, E(): 8.2e-62; HMMPfam hit to NAD_Gly3P_dh_N, NAD-dependent glycerol-3-phosphate dehydrogenase N-terminus, score: 285.1, E(): 1.1e-82), whose amino-acid sequence MGKEKVAVVGSGNWGSAISRIAGINTKKHPDVFDDTRVSVWVYEEEFEGKKLTEIINSEHENRKYLPGVKLEDNVVAVPDLKEAVKDATALVFVTPHQFLGKVLDTLEGNVRKDAKAITLIKGVEVQGDDIHIFADVIEQRLGIPCSALSGANIANEVARDTFSETTIGYRNKEDGELWLKLFQTPKFKVQLIDDVAGVSLCGALKNIVAVAAGFIDGLGYGSNSKAAIMRIGLLEMKHFCQEFFVDVKEESFLQESAGVSDVITSCLSGRNYKVAAAFVGANKSFDQLEAEMLNGQKLQGIHTAKDVHNFLSAKNRSRAYPLFDKVYQISWEGVPVEQLTEGL is encoded by the exons AtgggcaaggaaaaggtcgCTGTCGTCGGCTCTGGTAACTG GGGTTCTGCTATCTCTCGCATTGCCGGTATCAACACTAAGAAGCACCCCGACGTCTTTGACGACACCCGCGTCTCTGTCTGGGTgtatgaggaagag TTTGAGGGCAAGAAGCTTACTGAGATTATCAACTCTGAGCACGAAAACAGAAAGTACCTCCCCGGTGTTAAGCTCGAGGACAATGTCGTGGCTGTCCCCGACTTGAAAGAGGCCGTCAAGGACGCAACAGCTTTGGTATTCGTCACCCCTCACCAGT TCCTTGGAAAGGTTTTAGACACTTTGGAGGGTAACGTCCGGAAGGATGCCAAGGCCATCACTCTTATCAAA GGTGTCGAAGTCCAGGGCGATGATATTCACATCTTCGCTGATGTTATCGAGCAACGTCTCGGTATCCCCTGCTCTGCTTTGAGTGGAGCCAACATTGCCAATGAAGTCGCTAGGGATACTTTCTCAGAGACTACTATCGGTTACCGAaacaaggaagatggagagctGTGGCTGAAGCTTTTCC AAACTCCCAAGTTCAAGGTTCAGCTCATTGACGAT GTCGCTGGTGTCAGTCTTTGCGGCGCTCTCAAGAACATTGTCGCTGTTGCGGCTGGCTTTATCGACGGTCTCGGCTACGGTAGTAACTCCAAGG CGGCCATTATGCGTATTGGCCTTCTGGAGATGAAGCACTTTTGCCAAGAATTCTTTGTAGACgtcaaggaggagagtTTCTTGCAGGAGAGTGCGGGTGTCAGTGATGTGATTacttcttgtctttctGGAAGGAACTACAAGGTTGCGGCTGCGTTTGTAGGAGCTAACAAG TCATTTGATCAACTTGAGGCAGAGATGTTGAACGGACAAA AGCTCCAAGGTATCCACACT GCCAAGGACGTGCACAACTTTCTCAGCGCCAAGAACCGATCTCGAGCGTATCCCCTGTTCGACAAGGTCTACCAGATTTCCTGGGAAGGTGTCCCCGTTGAGCAACTGACCGAGGGGCTCTAA
- a CDS encoding hypothetical protein (Similar to gi|46125977|ref|XP_387542.1| hypothetical protein FG07366.1 [Gibberella zeae PH-1], FASTA scores: opt: 263, E(): 6.4e-10, (31.679% identity (56.870% similar) in 262 aa overlap (2-226:6-260))) — MSTIRQLLDSQSRALMAAGAVVVAAAALWITSDYRDWITFGTGGTPSNPKGYLKMRKFWFKRLFINNDDLTDGSSLPDEGPSYLPGYVTPRRGGRPERMPRQVLHHLGSKLQSEHPDILNLAPSKTEGGTGDAIYAKEDLPTLNPKAKQVAYEIAHVHPADNSLHVHLSPRDAKMLIEKSWAERFPVHELGPPQWVMVYAPRNKEEVDLVEKIMKAAVGWVTGVTI, encoded by the exons ATGTCTACTATTCGACAGTTGCTCGATTCTCAGTCTCGTGCACTTATGGCAGCTGGTGCCGTGGTGGTAGCTGCAGCGGCGCTATGGATTACCAGTGACTACAGGGACTGGATTACCTTTG GCACTGGAGGTACCCCCTCAAACCCAAAGGGTTACCTCAAGATGAGAAAATTCTGGTTCAAGAGACttttcatcaacaacgATGATCTTACAGACGGTTCATCCTTGCCTGATGAAGGGCCCTCTTATCTTCCAGGATATGTAACCCCTAGGAGAGGTGGTCGACCTGAAAGGATGCCCAGGCAA gttctccatcatctcggGTCGAAGCTGCAGTCCGAGCATCCTGACATCCTAAACCTCGCACCTTCCAAGACCGAAGGCGGCACCGGCGACGCCATCTACGCCAAAGAAGACCTCCCCACACTCAACCCCAAGGCTAAGCAAGTTGCCTATGAGATCGCCCACGTGCACCCCGCGGACAATTCTTTGCATGTTCATTTGTCTCCTCGTGATGCAAAGATGTTGATCGAAAAGTCTTGGGCTGAACGATTTCCGGTACACGAGCTGGGTCCTCCCCAGTGG GTCATGGTGTACGCTCCTCGTAAtaaagaggaggttgatcTTGTGGAAAAAATTATGAAGGCCGCTGTTGGTTGGGTGACTGGAGTGACTATTTAG
- a CDS encoding hypothetical protein (Match to ESTs gb|CF189848.1|CF189848, gb|CF185955.1|CF185955, gb|CF185954.1|CF185954), protein MSLQPQISTYHTSIPSPIPSSPSFNFHLTRMVNTLMIWVGTGLPTDTAGNVAGGVASMGSVEQVDNKLAGDWSVAMPSRGNIPVTATPLFRSGSTDIALPMSQRLAKKFPSNQIHLSLSLPPSLTNQTGQSIDPYASKMMLVMEKKLGKWIEEILLQEKA, encoded by the exons ATGTCTCTCCAGCCACAGATATCCACCTACCACACCTCCATTCCGTCGCCTatcccttcctcgccttcaTTCAACTTCCATCTCACCCGCATGGTCAACACCCTTATGATATGGGTCGGCACTGGACTGCCTACAGATACCGCGGGGAACGTTGCAGGCGGTGTGGCATCTATGGGGAGCGTTGAACAGGTGGATAACAAGTTGGCCGGGGACTGGTCTGTTGCTATGCCTTCCAGAGGG AATATACCAGTGACTGCGACGCCGCTGTTCAGGTCTGGCTCAACGGATATCGCTCTGCCAATGTCTCAACGACTAG CCAAGAAATTCCCGTCGAACCAAATacatctctccctttcgCTCCCACCCTCACTGACCAACCAAACGGGACAGTCTATAGATCCTTATGCCAGCAAGATGATGTTGgtgatggaaaagaagctcGGCAAATGGATTGAGGAGATATTGTTACAGGAAAAGGCGTGA
- a CDS encoding 40S ribosomal protein S3 (Match to ESTs gb|CF186153.1|CF186153, gb|CF193657.1|CF193657, gb|CF192807.1|CF192807; Similar to gi|32403924|ref|XP_322575.1| 40S RIBOSOMAL PROTEIN S3 [Neurospora crassa], FASTA scores: opt: 1147, E(): 6.1e-66, (71.765% identity (83.922% similar) in 255 aa overlap (1-251:1-255)); HMMPfam hit to Ribosomal_S3_C, Ribosomal protein S3, C-terminal domain, score: 116.6, E(): 5.7e-32), with protein MSASQIISKRRKFVADGVFQAELNDFFTRELAEEGYAGCEVRVTHARTEIIIRATHTQEVLGDKGRRIRELKALIEKRFKFPENALELYAEKVQYRGLSATAQAESLRYKLLGGLAMRRACYGVLRFVMESGAKGCEVVVSGKLRAARAKSMKFTEGFMVHSGQPARDFIDYAVRHVLLRQGVLGIKVKIMKPSDPAGRQGPAKNLPDDVQITEPKAEGVIEIRSDHKNPPVQAIPPAAAPAPEAQAAEAQY; from the exons ATGTCTGCCTCTCAAATCATTAGCAAGCGCAGAAAGTTCGTCGCCGACGGTGTTTTCCAGGCCGAGCTCAACGACTTCTTCACCCGAGAGCTCGCTGAGGAGGGTTACGCCGGCTGTGAGGTCCGTGTTACCCACGCCCGTACCGAGATCATCATCAGGGCCACCCACACCCAGGAAGTCCTCGGTGACAAGGGTCGACGAATTAGGGAGCTCAAGGCTTTGATCGAGAAGAGGTTCAAGTTCCCCGAGAACGCTCTCGAGCTCTACGCCGAGAAGGTCCAGTACCGAGGTCTCTCCGCCACTGCTCAGGCCGAGTCCCTCAGGTACAAGCTCCTCGGTGGTCTTGCTATGCGACG AGCTTGTTACGGTGTCCTCCGATTCGTCATGGAGTCTGGCGCCAAGGGTTGTGAGGTTGTCGTTTCCGGCAAGCTCCGTGCTGCTCGTGCCAAGTCTATGAAGTTCACTGAGGGCTTCATGGTCCACTCTGGTCAGCCCGCTCGTGACTTTATTGACTACGCCGTCCGACACGTTCTCCTCCGACAGGGTGTGCTCGGTATCAAGGTCAAGAT TATGAAGCCTTCCGACCCCGCCGGCCGACAGGGTCCCGCCAAGAACCTCCCCGACGATGTCCAGATCACCGA ACCCAAGGCCGAGGGTGTCATCGAGATCCGATCCGACCACAAGAACCCCCCTGTCCAGGCTATCCCCCCTGCCGCCGCCCCCGCTCCCGAGGCTCAGGCTGCCGAGGCTCAGTACTAG
- a CDS encoding hypothetical protein (HMMPfam hit to SPRY, SPRY domain, score: 37.2, E(): 4.7e-08): MSLENRLSPPLSRSETPALGTVGTVLDNATASLPLPNQNFPGEGLAGPGPSTTENHTKKVIREDVERRQYARMGTIMPGTGDGLGIGEECFSWTDIPNVKNFRYHPCALSPTPSPHPVFPFYRTIPYPPPIPPVHLSLLDRSSYLRISPSLLTIYNDRGFRSCRTNVSVREGTWYYEVHIDRGDGEQGARRGAGGEGGNPHVRLGWGRREANLDTPVGCDAYSYAIRDVGGEKVHISRPKPYANKGFRTGDIVGCLISLPRRPSLEDKPVSDPARIKRQRRAFNYKSQAYFESAEYTPSKEMDALIDRDGKLAAAAKVESQAQEINGGDMPKKQMGATTKNTKKGKKQPEKAHEPVARKLEKLSSSSISFFINGESFGEAFTDLYDFTPLPSLYPPVGGHGKKHHPGDEVLHDDGTLGYYPMVSCFGRAKATCNFGPDFAHPLPEGARPMCERYAEFKEEERLLDEKDEVEDAERLRQILEAEKKMLSKVKPRNQKANSATASGENTPKRKKGPAPKRKREGRDGTEMSTPGVESVRGLTATPAPEAPMSEAGIEWREGTRERSMSVAASLGGQGWGTVKEEISDEREEKKIKKDKEVEVKQENGGNSEDGEFEGINW; the protein is encoded by the exons ATGTCGTTAGAAAACAGGCtatctcctcctctgtcGCGCTCCGAAACCCCTGCGCTGGGGACTGTCGGAACAGTACTCGACAATGCCACGGCTTCTTTGCCGCTTCCAAATCAAAATTTCCCTGGTGAAGGTCTTGCCGGGCCAGGTCCGTCCACTACGGAAAACCATACGAAGAAGGTCATTAGAGAAGACGTGGAAAGACGGCAGTATGCTAGAATGGGTACTATAATGCCTGGTACAGGTGATGGATTAGGTATTGGTGAAGAGTGTTTTTCCTGGACTGATATTCCTAATGTGAAAA ACTTCCGATATCATCCTTGCGCCCTCTCGCCcactccctctccccatcCTGTTTTTCCCTTCTATCGAACAATTCCTTATCCTCCGCCGATCCCACCGgtccatctctccctccttgATCGTTCTTCATACCTTCGCATATCACCCTCACTACTGACAATCTACAATGATCGCGGGTTCCGTTCATGTCGGACCAATGTATCTGTTCGCGAAGGTACATGGTACTATGAGGTCCACATAGATCGTGGAGACGGTGAGCAAGGCGCCCGGCGTGGAGCGGGCGGGGAAGGTGGAAACCCGCACGTCAGACTAGGTTGGGGAAGGCGAGAAGCGAATCTCGATACGCCGGTGGGGTGTGATGCTTATTCTTACGCTATTCGTGACGTGGGAGGCGAGAAAGTACATATATCTCGGCCCAAACCATACGCCAATAAAGGTTTCAGAACCGGGGATATAGTAGGATGCCTCATCAGCCTTCCTCGTCGCCCATCATTGGAGGACAAGCCGGTTTCCGATCCTGCGCGTATCAAGCGACAACGCCGTGCGTTCAACTACAAGAGCCAGGCGTATTTTGAGAGTGCAGAATACACACCTAGCAAGGAAATGGACGCCCTCATAGATCGGGACGGTAAACTCGCTGCTGCAGCTAAAGTAGAATCCCAAGCGCAAGAGATCAACGGTGGGGATATGCCCAAAAAACAAATGGGCGCTACCACTAAAAACACgaaaaagggcaagaaaCAACCTGAGAAGGCACATGAACCAGTTGCTCGCAAACTCGAAAagctttcatcttccagcatatccttcttcatcaacggCGAGTCGTTTGGCGAGGCATTCACGGATCTCTATGACTTCACGCCGCTGCCGTCACTGTATCCGCCGGTGGGTGGGCATGGGAAAAAACATCATCCAGGAGACGAGGTTCTTCATGATGACGGTACATTGGGATATTACCCCATGGTCTCATGTTTTGGTCGCGCCAAAGCGACTTGCAATTTCGGTCCCGACTTTGCTCATCCTTTACCCGAAGGAGCCCGGCCGATGTGCGAGCGATACGCCGAGTttaaggaagaagaacggTTACTAGACGAAAAAGATGAGGTCGAAGACGCGGAGCGGTTACGCCAGATTTTAGAAgctgagaagaagatgctgaGCAAGGTGAAGCCTCGGAATCAGAAAGCAAACTCTGCCACGGCTAGCGGGGAGAATACACCGAaacggaagaagggaccGGCGccgaagagaaagagagagggaagggatgggacGGAGATGAGTACGCCGGGAGTGGAGAGTGTGAGGGGATTGACGGCGACGCCTGCACCGGAGGCTCCCATGTCGGAAGCTGGGATagaatggagagaagggacGAGGGAGAGGTCGATGTCTGTCGCGGCGAGTCTTGGGGGCCAAGGATGGGGCACAGTaaaggaagagataagtgacgagagggaagagaaaaagataaagaaagacaaagaGGTTGAGGTGAAGCAGGAAAATGGAGGAAACAGTGAGGATGGGGAGTTTGAAGGCATCAACTGGTAG
- a CDS encoding hypothetical protein (Match to ESTs gb|CF189452.1|CF189452, gb|CF192299.1|CF192299, gb|CF191006.1|CF191006; Similar to gi|46098039|gb|EAK83272.1| hypothetical protein UM02150.1 [Ustilago maydis 521], FASTA scores: opt: 1094, E(): 4e-64, (44.855% identity (72.032% similar) in 379 aa overlap (1-379:11-384)); HMMPfam hit to ADH_zinc_N, Zinc-binding dehydrogenase, score: 322.6, E(): 5.6e-94) → MSTELNPDNTSFVLHGVEDVRFDQRPIPEVHNDQVLIKVVKTGICGSDVHYLQHGRIGSFVLEEPMCLGHESAGVVVKLGPNVREDLGVEVGTRVAMEPGVCCRSCANCKAGLYELCPYMSFAATPPTIFGTLCRYYVLPADLVHPLPESVSFEDGAMMEPLSVGVHSVATLGGCKSDQTVIVFGAGPVGLLCMAVAKALGARRIIAVDINKERLEFAKSYAATDVCIPGSKLDGEDGEAYTARIAGELRQELGIPERGKGAIDLAIEASGAPTCVQIGLAVLKPAGTYVQVGMGAKMTVPVPLFHIISKQLHVVGSFRYGSGDYPLAISLVERGLIDLKPLVTQRFKFENAKEAFETTKVGKDKNGKGVIKCIIDGPE, encoded by the exons ATGTCTACCGAACTCAACCCAGACAACACCAGCTTTGTCCTCCACGGCGTCGAAGACGTCAGGTTCGACCAG CGTCCCATCCCCGAGGTCCACAATGACCAAGTCCTCATCAAGGTCGTCAAGACTGGTATCTGCGGCTCTGATGTGCACTACCTTCAGCATGGACGTATCGGCTCTTTTGTCCTCGAGGAACCCATGTGTCTGGGTCACGAGTCAGCTGGTGTCGTCGTCAAGCTCGGTCCTAACGTGAGAGAGGATCTAGGTGTCGAAGTTGGCACCAGAGTGGCTATGGAGCCTGGTGTTTGCTGTAGGTCTTGTGCCAATTGTAAAGCTGGCTTGTACGAG CTCTGTCCTTACATGAGCTTTGCCGCTACTCCCCCTACCATCTTTGGTACACTCTGTCGATACTATGTGCTCCCTGCTGACCTTGTCCACCCTCTTCCCGAATCCGTTTCCTTTGAGGATGGTGCTATGATGGAACCCCTCTCCGTCGGTGTCCACTCTGTGGCCACCTTGGGAGGGTGCAAGTCTGACCAGACAGTCATTGTCTTTGGTGCCGGACCCGTTGGACTGTTGTGTATGGCTGTTGCCAAGGCCCTGGGAGCGAGGAGGATTATTGCTGTGGATATCAACAAGGAAAGACTGGAATTCGCCAAGAGTTACGCTGCCACTGATGTCTGCATACCT GGTTCTAAATTGGACGGCGAAGACGGAGAAGCGTACACCGCCCGAATAGCTGGTGAACTTCGTCAGGAGCTCGGCATTCCCGAGCGAGGAAAGGGTGCCATCGATCTCGCCATCGAAGCATCCGGTGCGCCTACTTGTGTTCAAATCGGTTTGGCCGTGTTGAAACCTGC CGGCACTTACGTCCAAGTTGGTATGGGCGCCAAGATGACCGTCCCCGTTCCCCtcttccacatcatctCCAAGCAACTCCACGTTGTCGGTTCCTTCAGATACGGTTCCGGCGACTACCCTTTGGCCATTTCACTTGTTGAAAGGGGATTGATCGACTTGAAGCCGTTGGTCACTCAGAGGTTCAAGTTTGAAAATGCCAAAGAGGCGTTTGAGACCACAAAGGTTGGAAAAGACAAGAATGGGAAGGGCGTGATCAAGTGTATCATCGATGGACCGGAGtaa
- a CDS encoding hypothetical protein (Similar to gi|37723247|gb|AAN75021.1| alpha-amylase precursor [Lipomyces starkeyi], FASTA scores: opt: 1220, E(): 7.2e-74, (42.169% identity (69.277% similar) in 498 aa overlap (8-495:155-615)); HMMPfam hit to Alpha-amylase, Alpha amylase, catalytic domain, score: 276.8, E(): 3.6e-80), with protein MRSHLSLSLLFSSLVAISVVSAASADEWKGKSIYQLFTDRFAPVSDTAPARSSPIPDECDPIDQTWCGGTWLSIIDKLDYISDMGFDAIWISPVSQNIDRDTPYHYAYHGYWVNDPRALNPRFGTADDLKALSKALHDRGMYLMVDIVVNNIPGTTVNDSFSTSDLVADGSIWTDPSEFHPQCWIDYSNQTSVENCWLGDDKLPLMDVNTENEAVVSTLQAWISNLTAEYEIDGLRIDAAKHVPGEFWTGFCGAAGVFCMGEVYTDDINFAAKFQTQNWMDSVLGYPLYYGIVDGFGTPNGNMSRFVDIATQVLGTFPTPGLIGNFIENHDLPRWRNTTADSQLAYNAMTVQFIFEGLPVVYYGQEQDFASGAGDPYNRQALWTSEYANTTSYNHIKRLNEIRHAVISNNTLFDGKNFLDSQTKIVASTDYDVAFRKGPLLAVLTNVSEIEEAPVKTSGLACPLAAGLPSPVSLTFFLASSSLLDLVVPCSSLTLLLATEVCLMSLPHRAMLRQWEFAVMLACQPMCPPTSPRLLSPRWHPQQVSDQLSACQQPLLVHWD; from the exons ATGAGATCACACTTGTCATTGTCATTAttgttttcttccctcgtGGCGATCAGCGTCGTAAGTGCAGCTTCTGCCGACGAGTGGAAAGGCAAATCCATTTACCA GCTTTTCACCGATCGATTCGCTCCAGTCTCCGACACTGCGCCCGCTCGGTCCTCCCCGATACCGGATGAATGTGATCCCATCGACCAAAC ATGGTGTGGCGGAACATGGCTGTCTATCATTGACAAGCTTGATTATATTTCTGACATGGGTTTTGACGCTATTTGGATTTCTCCCGTTAGTC AAAACATTGACCGCGATACCCCCTACCACTATGCGTATCACGGTTACTGGGTCAATGACCCTCGTGCTCTCAACCCTCGTTTCGGCACCGCCGATGACCTCAAGGCGCTCAGCAAAGCTCTTCACGACAGGGGAATGTACTTGATGGTCGACATTGTCGTCAACAACATCCCTGGAACCACTGTCAACGATTCTTTCAGTACCTCTGATCTTGTCGCTGACGGTTCTATTTGGACCGATCCCTCAGAATTCCACCCTCAATGTTGGATCGATTACAGCAATCAGACATCAGTAGAAAACTGTTGGTTGGGTGACGACAAGTTGCCTTTGATGGACGTTAACACTGAGAACGAGGCTGTCGTCTCAACATTGCAAGCTTGGATTTCCAACTTGACTGCTGAGTACGAGATTGACGGTTTACGTATCGATGCTGCCAAGCACGTCCCCGGAGAGTTCTGGACAGGATTCTGCGGTGCTGCCGGTGTTTTCTGCATGGGCGAGGTCTACACAGACGACATTAA TTTTGCCGCCAAGTTCCAAACCCAAAATTGGATGGACTCCGTCCTTGGCTACCCTCTCTACTACGGTATTGTGGATGGATTCGGTACTCCAAACGGCAACATGTCCAGATTCGTCGACATTGCTACTCAGGTTTTGGGCACGTTCCCTACCCCCGGTCTCATCGGTAACTTTATCGAAAACCATGATCTTCCTCGATGGCGAAACACTACCGCCGACTCTCAGCTGGCTTACAACGCGATGACTGTTCAGTTCATTTTTGAAGGTTTGCCAGTAGTGTATTACGGCCAAGAGCAAGACTTTGCTAGCGGTGCCGGCGATCCTTACAACCGACAAGCGCTTTGGACTTCCGAGTATGCCAACACGACTAGTTACAACCACATCAAGAGGCTGAATGAGATCCGACACGCTGTGATCTCTAACAACACCTTGTTTGACGGAAAGAACTTTTTGGACTCTCAGACCAAGATCGTGGCTTCGACCGACTATGATGTAGCGTTCAGGAAGGGACCTTTGCTTGCTGTCTTGACCAACGTGAGTGAGAT CGAGGAAGCCCCAGTCAAAACGTCGGGTTTGGCGTGCCCACTAGCGGCTGGCCTTCCCAGTCCAGTGTCGTTGA CCTTCTTTCTTGCAAGCAGTTCACTGTTGGATCTGGTGGTGCCATGCTCGTCTCTTACTCTGCTTCTGGCTACGGAGGTATGCCTTAT GTCTTTGCCGCACAGAGCGATGCTTCGGCAATGGGAATTTGCGGTGATGCTGGCATGTCAACCTATGTGTCCCCCAACATCACCTCGGCTGCTTTCCCCGCGTTGGCACCCGCAACAGGTCTCGGATCAGCTCTCAGCTTGCCAGCAGCCGTTGCTGGTGCACTGGGACTGA